Sequence from the Hamadaea flava genome:
GCGGGCGGCTGGAGAAGACGCGGCACAGCTTGAAGCTGACCGGATTGAGTCACCACTTCGGGGATCGGCTGTTCAGCTCCACAATGGTCGAACGGGGCAAGCCGTTCCCCGACCTGTTCCTGCACGCCGCGCGTACGCTCGGCGTCGAGCCGACCGCCTGCGTCGTCGTCGAGGACAGCGAGCCCGGCGTACGCGCGGCCCGGTCGGCGGGCATGCGCTGCTTCGCGTACGCCGGTGGAGTCACCTCTGGCGAGAAGCTCATCGGAGACGGTACGGTCGTCTTCGATGACATGCGCCGGTTGCCGGAGCTGCTCGCCGCGAGTTGACGGGAATCCCACCCGGCGGAAATCCCAGAGGATGCGTGCAAGCCACTTGCACGCTGATGCACTACGCTTGCACTCATGACGCGCAGACTGGCTGAGGTAGCGAAGTACGTCGGAGTCAGTGAGGCCACGGTCTCCCGGGTGCTGAACGGCAAGCCCGGGATCTCCGAGGCGACGCGGACCGCCGTGCTGACCGCGCTCGACGTGCTGGGGTACGAGCGCCCGACCAAGCTGCGCGGCGAACGGGCCCGCCTGGTCGGCCTGGTCCTTCCCGAGCTGGGCAACCCCATCTTCCCGGCGTTCGCCGAAGTGGTGGCCGACGCGCTCGCCCGTCGCTCGTTCACCCCGGTGCTCTGCACCCGTACGCAGCACGGCGTCTCCGAAGGGGACTATGTCGACATGCTGCTCGACCAGCATGTCTCCGGGGTCATCTTCGCCGGCGGCAACTACGCCCAGGGCGCGGCCGACCACGAGCACTACCACCGCATCGCCGACCGGGGACTCCCGGCGGTGCTTGTCAACGCAGCCATAGACGGGCTCAAGTTCCCGCGGGTGTCGACCGACGACTCGCACGCGGTCGAGCAGGCGTACCAGCATCTCGTGGCGCTCGGCCACGAGCGGATCGGGCTGATCATCGGCCCCGAGGACCACATGCCGTCGCTGCGTAAGCTCACGGCGTACCAGGGCAAGGCGGCCGAGCCCGGCCTGTTCGAGCACACGATGTTCTCCCTCGAGGGCGGCCACGCCGCCGGGACGCGGCTGATGAACCGGGGCGCGACCGCGCTCATCTGCGCCTCCGACGTCCTGGCGCTCGGCGCCATCCGGGCCGTCCGGCGGCTGGGCCGCAGCGTGCCCGGCGACGTCTCCGTGGTCGGCTACGACGACTCGTCCTTCATGACCTGCACCGAGCCGCCGCTGACCACCGTCCGGCAGCCGATCGAGGCGATGGGTCAGGCAGTGGTCGCGCTGCTCATCAACGCCATCGCGGGCAACCCGATCCCGACCGACGAGTTGCTCTTCGAGCCCGAGTTGGTGGTCCGCGGCTCCACTGGTCCGGCACCCGCCGCGTAACACGTTTCTTGCACAGCCCCGCCGGGCGTACGCCCCGGCGGGGCTTCTTTGTGCCCGCAAAACCACAGGTCAGACCGCTTATGCAAGAGTCCTTCGCGATCACCGTTGCAAAGTCGTAATTTTGCATTGTGTTGTCGGAGTATTGCCGCCAGGAGTCGCCATAGTTACAGTGAGCGCACTCAGCGACAACCCGTTCCCCGAAGGGATGGATAGATGTCCGTAACGCAGTACCGCAGGGTGGCAGCCCTCGCGGCCGTGGCCGGACTGGGGCTCGCCCTCGCGGCCTGTTCGACGAAGGGCGACGACTCGTCCAGCAGCGGTGACAAGGTCACCATCACCGTGGACTGCATGCCCGTGGGCTCGCAGAAGGAGCTGCTGAAGGACTGGAACGCCGACGTCGAGGCGTTCCAGAAGCTCTACCCGAACATCACGATCAAGAGCGTCTCGGTCGGCGCCCAGTGCAACAACCCGCCGGACTTCACCGCCCGGCTCGCCGGCGGCACCGTCACGGACGTCTTCTACGCGTACATGACGGACCTTCAGCAGGTGCTGGACTCCGGTCAGGCCATGGAGATCACCCAGTACGTCAACAAGGACCAGATCTCGACCTGGGACAGCATCTCCAAGGAGGCCAAGGCCGCCTTCAGCGAGGGCGACAAGCTGTACGGCATCCCGACCAAGAACTACTCGATGGGTCTGCTGTACAACAAGAACCTCTTCCAGCAGGCCGGTCTGGACGCCAAGAACCCGCCCAAGACGTGGGAGGAGGTCCGGGACGCGGCCAAGAAGATCGCCACCCTCGGCAACGGCATCGCCGGCTACTCCGACTACAGCGCGGGCAACACCGGCGGCTGGCACTTCACCGCCGAGCTGTTCTCGCAGGGCGGCCAGGTCGTGACGGCCGACGGCAAGAAGGCCGACTTCAACAACGACCTCGGCAAGAAGGTCCTGCAGAACCTCAAGGACATGCGGTACACCGACAACAGCATGGGCTCCAAGCAGCTGTTGCAGTGGGCGGACCTGTTGACCAACGCCGGCGCCGGCAAGGTCGGCATGTTCGTCGGCGCGCCCGACGCCACCACCGCGATCGTCACCCAGTTCCAGGGCAAGTACCAGGACTGGGCGATGGCCCCGATGCCCGGCCAGGGCGGCGCGGCCAAGGGCACGCTCGGCGGCGGTGAGGGCTACTTCTTCAAGAAGGGTCTGTCCAAGGCGCAGGTCGAGGCGGGCCTGAAGTGGCTGGCCTACGAGAAGCTGACCGTCGGCAAGGGCCAGTTCGACTACGTCCGGGCCAAGCCGGAGAACAACCCGGTCGGCCTGCCGCAGCCGCAGCTGTTCATCCCGGGCAGCGACGCGTTCAAGGCGGACAACGACCTGAAGGTCGCCAACGCGAACGTGACCGTGGACGACTTCGCGCTCTTCGCGAACAACCCCGTCCCGATCAAGTTCGAGCCGGCCAACGCCCAGGCGATCTACGCGGTCCTCGACTCGGCGATGTCGGCGATCCTGACCAACCCGAACGCGAGCGTCGACGACGAGCTCAAGAAGGCCGAGGACAAGGTCAACCAGGCCTTGGCCGCCGCCGCCAAATAGCGGTCGGGGCTAGCGCCACCCCAGCGGCGCAGCCAGTAGGCGTGGGGGCCGGTCCTGAGCGAGAGCCGGCCCCCACCTCACCCCAAGGAGCAGTCATGCCTTCGGCGACCGTGGCGCCCAGCCCCATCCACGCTTCACCCCCCGCCCCCACCACGCGCCGTACGCGCCGCGCGGGCGGCCAGCGGATCACCAACAACCTGACGGGATACGGCTTCCTGATCGGCGCGATCCTCTGTTTCGCGCTGTTCTCCTGGTACCCGATGATCCGCGGCGTCGTCATGAGCTTCCAGCGCACCCGCCGCGGGGTGACGACCTGGGTCGGCTGGGACAACTACGAGCGCATCCTCCAGGACCCGAGCTTCTGGACGGCCTGGAAGAACACGGCGTACTTCACGGTGCTGGCGCTGGTCCTCGGCTACGCCGTCCCGTTCGTCGTGGCCATCATCTTCAACGAACTGCGGCACGCGCGCGGATACCTGCGCGTACTGATCTATCTGCCGGTCATGCTGCCGCCCGCGTCGGCGCTGTTCCTGTTCAAGTACTACGCGTACGACCCGAGCGACGCCGGCCTGTTCAACGCGATCCTCAAGGTCATGCACCTGCCGACCTCCCAGTGGATGCAGTCCACCTCGATGGCCGTGCCCGCGATGGTGCTCGCCTCGACCTGGATGAACATGGGCGGTGCCGTGCTGATCTATCTGGCGGCGTTGCAGAACATCCCGGGCAGCCTCTACGAGGCGGCCGAACTGGACGGCGCCGGGCTGTTCAAACGCATCCGCCACGTCACCATCCCGCAGACCAAGCTGATCCTGTCGCTGATGGCGATGCTTCAGGTCGTGGCGACGATGCAGCTGTTCATCGAGCCCCTCATCCTGGCCAACGGCGCCGGTACGCAGGACTCGGCGACGTCGGTCGCGTACCTCATCTATCAGCACGGCTTCTTCCAGAACGACCTCAACGGCGCCGCCGCCCTCGGCGTGATCATGCTCCTGGTGCTGGGCGGCTTCTCCGCGGTCTACCTCCGCCTGAGCGCGAAGCAGGAATGACGATGACGACACGTGAATACGGCCCGCGTACGCTGCTGTCGCACACGCAGCTCACCCGGGGCAGAGGACCGGCGGTCTACTGGACGCTGCTGATCGCCATCGTGGTGATCTTCACGCTGGCCTTCATCGGCCCGCTCTACTGGATGGTGACCAGCGCCCTGAAGACAGGCCAGGAGGTCGCGCAGACCCCGCCGACGCTGTTCCCGGCCGATCCCGATCCGCAGAACTACATCGACGCGTGGAACAACCTGACCCTCGGCAAGCTGCTGTTCAACACCATCTACTACGCGGTCGGGGCGCTGCTGTTCCAGCTCGTGCTGGACACGGCGGCGGCGTACGCACTGTCGAAGCTGCGGCCGATCTTCGGCAACGTGGTGCTCGGCGCGATGCTGGCCACGCTGATGATCCCGGCGATGGTCCTCATCGTCCCGCAGTACCTGACCGCGATCGACCTGCCGATCCTGCACATCAGCCTGCTGGACTCGCCGTTCGCGATCTGGCTGCCGGCGGTGGCCAACGCGTTCAACATCTTCCTTTTGAAACGGTTCTTCGACTCGGTGCCGCAAGACCTGATCTACGCCGGGATCGTCGACGGGGCCGGACCGTTGCGCATCCTCTGGTCGATCATCCTGCCGATCTCCCGGCCGATCCTCGGCGTCGTGTCGATCTTCGCGGTGACCGCCGTCTGGAAGGACTTCCTCTGGCCCAAGCTGGTGGAGCCGTCCCCGGAGACCCGGACGATCAGCGTCGGCATCTACGCCTTCGCCGGCGGCACCCCGCAGAACGTCGTGATCGCCGCGGCCG
This genomic interval carries:
- a CDS encoding carbohydrate ABC transporter permease, with amino-acid sequence MTTREYGPRTLLSHTQLTRGRGPAVYWTLLIAIVVIFTLAFIGPLYWMVTSALKTGQEVAQTPPTLFPADPDPQNYIDAWNNLTLGKLLFNTIYYAVGALLFQLVLDTAAAYALSKLRPIFGNVVLGAMLATLMIPAMVLIVPQYLTAIDLPILHISLLDSPFAIWLPAVANAFNIFLLKRFFDSVPQDLIYAGIVDGAGPLRILWSIILPISRPILGVVSIFAVTAVWKDFLWPKLVEPSPETRTISVGIYAFAGGTPQNVVIAAAVIAAIPTVIFFLIFQRSIMAGLTTGAVKE
- a CDS encoding ABC transporter substrate-binding protein; translated protein: MSVTQYRRVAALAAVAGLGLALAACSTKGDDSSSSGDKVTITVDCMPVGSQKELLKDWNADVEAFQKLYPNITIKSVSVGAQCNNPPDFTARLAGGTVTDVFYAYMTDLQQVLDSGQAMEITQYVNKDQISTWDSISKEAKAAFSEGDKLYGIPTKNYSMGLLYNKNLFQQAGLDAKNPPKTWEEVRDAAKKIATLGNGIAGYSDYSAGNTGGWHFTAELFSQGGQVVTADGKKADFNNDLGKKVLQNLKDMRYTDNSMGSKQLLQWADLLTNAGAGKVGMFVGAPDATTAIVTQFQGKYQDWAMAPMPGQGGAAKGTLGGGEGYFFKKGLSKAQVEAGLKWLAYEKLTVGKGQFDYVRAKPENNPVGLPQPQLFIPGSDAFKADNDLKVANANVTVDDFALFANNPVPIKFEPANAQAIYAVLDSAMSAILTNPNASVDDELKKAEDKVNQALAAAAK
- a CDS encoding HAD family hydrolase; translation: MAKPELVIFDCDGVLVDSERIAIRLNIELLAEYGHHATEADIVDHFVGKSLPSIQELIAEWLGRPVPEWPDLWMTRMTAAHDAELTAVDGIAEALDRIDLPVCVASSGRLEKTRHSLKLTGLSHHFGDRLFSSTMVERGKPFPDLFLHAARTLGVEPTACVVVEDSEPGVRAARSAGMRCFAYAGGVTSGEKLIGDGTVVFDDMRRLPELLAAS
- a CDS encoding carbohydrate ABC transporter permease; the encoded protein is MPSATVAPSPIHASPPAPTTRRTRRAGGQRITNNLTGYGFLIGAILCFALFSWYPMIRGVVMSFQRTRRGVTTWVGWDNYERILQDPSFWTAWKNTAYFTVLALVLGYAVPFVVAIIFNELRHARGYLRVLIYLPVMLPPASALFLFKYYAYDPSDAGLFNAILKVMHLPTSQWMQSTSMAVPAMVLASTWMNMGGAVLIYLAALQNIPGSLYEAAELDGAGLFKRIRHVTIPQTKLILSLMAMLQVVATMQLFIEPLILANGAGTQDSATSVAYLIYQHGFFQNDLNGAAALGVIMLLVLGGFSAVYLRLSAKQE
- a CDS encoding LacI family DNA-binding transcriptional regulator, which produces MTRRLAEVAKYVGVSEATVSRVLNGKPGISEATRTAVLTALDVLGYERPTKLRGERARLVGLVLPELGNPIFPAFAEVVADALARRSFTPVLCTRTQHGVSEGDYVDMLLDQHVSGVIFAGGNYAQGAADHEHYHRIADRGLPAVLVNAAIDGLKFPRVSTDDSHAVEQAYQHLVALGHERIGLIIGPEDHMPSLRKLTAYQGKAAEPGLFEHTMFSLEGGHAAGTRLMNRGATALICASDVLALGAIRAVRRLGRSVPGDVSVVGYDDSSFMTCTEPPLTTVRQPIEAMGQAVVALLINAIAGNPIPTDELLFEPELVVRGSTGPAPAA